A single region of the Triticum dicoccoides isolate Atlit2015 ecotype Zavitan chromosome 2B, WEW_v2.0, whole genome shotgun sequence genome encodes:
- the LOC119367626 gene encoding uncharacterized protein LOC119367626, whose translation MAGHGRKKAAPPSQVMDGPDGQDPKYGAPPLPMGRPKAAAAAVAASNAWLAGHAAARSDSSLQVDWGNDVYPPGGFVNYLNNSSSFSLPQQIPPPPAMTHGANFAAPLTFASQKNPITAVKKRPKRAHVEIADDAGEGKTMKRLPWTSEEDDRLMSAWLKNSNDPIGGNFKKNDKYWGDVVADYNSNTPSDRKRQVNQAMNRWH comes from the exons ATGGCTGGCCATGGGAGGAAGAAAGCGGCGCCCCCATCCCAGGTGATGGACGGACCAGACGGACAAGACCCAAAATATGGCGCCCCTCCCCTGCCGATGGGGCGACCTAAAGCTGCCGCAGCAGCCGTAGCGGCATCGAACGCTTGGTTGGCTGGGCATGCTGCCGCTAGATCCGATTCTTCCCTTCAAGTTGATTG GGGAAATGATGTTTACCCACCTGGTGGTTTTGTAAATTATTTGAACAATTCATCGAGCTTCAGTCTTCCACAACAAATTCCTCCTCCACCAGCCATGACACATGGTGCTAATTTCGCGGCACCGCTGACATTTGCATCTCAAAAGAATCCAATTACAGCAGTGAAGAAACGACCCAAACGTGCCCATGTTGAAATTGCGGATGATGCAGGAGAAGGTAAAACTATGAAGAGATTGCCATGGACATCAGAGGAGGATGATAGATTG ATGAGTGCTTGGCTCAAGAACTCAAATGATCCTATCGGTGGTaatttcaagaagaatgacaaataTTGGGGAGATGTGGTCGCGGACTACAATAGCAACACCCCCTCAGATCGCAAAAGACAAGTCAATCAAGCTATGAACCGATGGCATTGA